The following is a genomic window from Saprospiraceae bacterium.
TTTATTCCATGTTCCACCATAAGATAATAGACTGGTAAACAAACCTCGCTGACCTCCGGAAATTTTCGCGCGAACCGCAGGTTGTTGGGGCGGTTTTGGAGTGACATAATTGATTATACCAAACATATTATTTGGTCCATACCGCAATACATCTGCACCTGTGTACACTTCTATAGCATCAATCCTTTCACTTATCGGGTTATAATATATTCCTGGGGCGGTGTATGGTGCCGGAGAAATAGGCGAACCATCTTCCAGAATCAATACTTTCTCAGACCTTCTGCCCCAGGATCCCCGAATGCTGACATTCATTCTGTTAGATATGCCCATATCACCCAATACGTTCACTCCCGGCAACATTTTTAATGCTTCTTCAGCGGAGATAGGTTGGATTTTTTTGAGTTGAAGTGGGCTGATATAATAATTAGTACCTTCCACACTTGTTTTATAGGGTAAAGGTGTCGTACTGATATTGATTTCTTTCAGAATGATTGCTTTTTCCTGCAATTGAATTTTACCCAAATCTACGTCTATGTTTTCAACATTTACCTGAAGATTTATCTCCTCACACCCCAAATACTGAAATGATATAGCAATACTGCCGGGAGTAGCCGTGATTTTAAACCGTCCTTCCATATCTGTATATTGAGGTTCTGCTTTATCTGTAGTCACTAACACACCGGGAAGTACATCTAAGTTATCTGAAACAACAATACCTGAAATAATGTGACTCTTTTGACCATACAAAGCCAGATTGTTTGTAGTTATGATTGCAAAAATTATGACAACACAAGTTATTTTCTTCAAATCTTCTCTTTTCATCGTATTCAAATTATCAACCTGCAAAATTAATAGTTTTGATATTAGAATCACTTTTTAAAAAAATGATTCATATCATGCAATGAACTCAAATTATCTTGGCAATACTGTATTGCACTCATGCAGGCCTCCGTGGAGTATGTATAAATCAGATTTATACTCATAAAATAGATGATGGTCTGACTGAATGATGTGTATAAATTAAAAACTTTGGATTTAATAATTATATTTGCCATCAATTTTATACATCTTCCGTGAAAACCGTTACTTACAAGCTGTTTATCCTTCTCTGTTTATTTGTTTTAGGAGCTATAATGGCACAAGGTTTTCTGTATTTGATATCTTGGTATTACAATATCGAATTAAAAACATCGGAAAATATCTTTGACTTTCTTAGTAATGATGCCTATTCAGGTAAAATCAAAGTATATATTGCGCTCAATCACATTCTGAGTTTTCTCATTTTTCCATATGTCTTTCTACTAATTTTTTATAAGAAAAACGTCCTTAGATATTTATCTTTAAAAATATTTAATCTTTGGTTTATTCCATGGTTTATCTTGCTGTTATTTAGTTTGTACCCATTGATGGGTTATATCGCCATGTGGATGAATAAAATTGATTGGCCACCTTTTATCAGTGGTTTGGACAGTATGGCTTTGGAATCCCTTACTGAATTGTTAAAAATGGACAATTTTTCAGATTTATTAATCAATATTGCGCTTATAGGAATTATTCCGGGAATAACGGAAGAGTTTCTCTTTCGTGGTATTATACAGAAGGAATTAAAAAATGTGGTCAACAACTATCATATACCTGTTTGGCTGACAGCTATAGTCTTTGGTGTTATGCACTTCCAAATCAGCGGATTATTTCCAAAAATAATCATTGGGGCTGTTTTAGGATATGCCTATCATTATTCAGGAAGTTTATTACTTCCCATGCTCATCCATATTTTCAATAATAGTTTTGCTACGGTAGTATATTATTTTAATCCAATGAGTACTATTGAAAACGGCACCTATCAGGAAGAAGTTTCATTTCTGCCTGTGTTTCTTTTTACAATTATGGCTTTGATCATTTTCAATTATATCCATAAACAATCCAAAAACCCACAGCATGCAAATGAATAAAAATCAGGTGTTGCGACAACGCACCATCACTGCTATATTTTTTGCTGTTGGAGTGGTTTTACTCTTATTCTCTGGTAAAACAGGAGCTATTGCTTTTGGATGTTTTATAGCTGGATTTTCGTGCTATGAATACATAAGAATGGTATTTCATAAAAACAAAAAAAAATTAGTTTCATCCATCTTATTGGTTGCCATAACCATCATTTTATTATCTAATTATCCTCCGGAAAGCATCACTTATAAAATCATTTGTTTCATTTCAATGCTTTGTTTTATAGCAGGCATCATTCATTTATTCAGGCCATTCGTCCAACACAAACTTTATTATTGGTTGATCTCGATCATTTATTTTGGAGTACCATTAGGACTTTTTGTGTCCTATGTGTATCACACAGAGCATTACTATCCTGCTTTCTGGATGGCTATTATTATTTTTATTTGGATAGCTGATTCAGGTGCCTATCTCATCGGCTCCAGAATGGGTAAAAGGTTGCTTTTTGAAAAAATTTCACCTAAAAAAACATGGGAAGGGTTTCTTGGTGCCGGAGTTGTTTCTCTTCTTGCAGCCTGGGTATTTAGTGCATATTTCAAGCATTGGCATGAAGCTACTTCTACCGGTAACTTATTGTTTTGGATTATTATTGCTGCCACAGCATGGTTTATAGGGACGCTGGGAGATCTTGTTGAATCATCAATAAAAAGAACTTTTAATGTAAAAGACTCCGGTAAATTATTGCCTGGCCATGGTGGTGTTTTTGACAGATTTGACAGTTTCATTTACATTTTACCATTTATCTTAACTTTGACCATATTTTTCAAATTTTAATGAAGTTTATATGACTATTCATAAAGAAGGTTACCCTACCCTGTTTTTTTCGTTTGTGCTACTTGCTATCTTATGTTCTGCTTGTTATTACTTCTTCCCAAAGATGTTTACTCTCATTTTCATCATCAGTGCGATATTCTATGGGTTTTTAATATCTTTTTTCAGAAAACCTGACAGAAGTGTGTTAAATCCTGATAATACAGCTTTATTATCTCCCTGTGATGGAAAAGTTGTAGTCATTGAGAAAGTATTTGAACCTGAAATATTGAATCGAGAGTGCACTCAGGTTTCGATTTTTATGTCACCTCTAAATGTACATATTAATTGGTTTCCTTCCTATGCAGAAGTGACACATTCTATTTACCATCCGGGAAAATATCTTGCTGCATGGAATCCTAAGGCATCAACGGAAAATGAAAGAACCACAGTTTGCTATTCCATCAAAGGTAAAAGTGTGCTGTTAAGGCAGGTGGCCGGTGCTTTGGCCAGGAGAATCGTATGCTATGCAAAAGTGAACAAAACTTATCAACAGGGTGAAGAACTGGGATTTATTAAGTTCGGGTCAAGAGTAGACCTTTATCTACCTTCGGACACAAAGCTTTTAGTAAATATCGGCGATAAAGTGTCTGGAAATGTAACCAAAATCGCCACACTCGTCTAAAAGTCTTTGTCCACCGCCAGTGATAAATGTAAAAGACACAAATTCAGCGATATAAAGCTAAATTTGCGTCTCATTTATTTGAAAATGCTTTGCGAAGTTTTTACTAAAGTCTTTTGTGCTCTGTCTATAATATAAAAAAAGGTTTTTAAAACTTTCCATCATATAATTTGACTAATCTTACAAGAAACTGTCCTAGTATTTCATGAACTTAAATGATTCTGAAGCATAAGGTGTAGATACTTTCAAAATATAGGAACCTGAATTAAGGGTTTGGGTATTAATATCTTTGTCACCTGATGTAAAAGAACCAACGGTAATAGATCTACCTTGCATATCATAAATTTCCCATCTGACAAAATCTTCCACAGCATCAGAAACATTGATGTATAAGTGGTTTGTGACGACGGTTGATTTCAAAGTGGCCAGTTTTTCTGAACTTCTACTTTTTACATCTACAATCCCCAACACTTGAGTCGTCCCATCAAAGTCAGTTTGTTCTAATTTGACATATAAATGCTGATTTAATATTTGTCCCAAGTCATAGGAATATCTGTGATTTGAAAGATTTAAGCTCTTTAGCACTCCAAATTTGGTAAAATTGATACCATCAGAAGATGTAGAAATAGTATAAATATCATTGTTAATTTCAGAATTTGCAGTCCATGCCAGCCAATAGCTTTCATTTGTGCCTTTTTCGATATTCAAATCAGAGATTTTCACAGGTAATGGAGATTGAAACACTTCAAAATCAAAACCGGGAATTTTTAAAGCTTGACTATTGCTGATACCGTCATCTTCATATCCATTTGAAAAATAAATTGTAAATTCTGTCAAAGGGTCAGCTGAACTAACAGATATCGCGCCCTTTAAATCATTGTAATCCAGATCATTATTTACCCCAGCAATAAAATCAGCTTTCACTGCTTGACCATATATTGTGTAAATATGACTCTCAGACATATGATCTATTCTTAATGGAATATCTACACCATTTCTTTTTGCTACAAGCATAACACTATCCTGAAAAGAACTGGGCAGATAAGAAATATTTTGCTTCATATCAATGTCATAAATTTTAAAGTCCCTAAGGTAAATAGCTTTATCAAACTCAAATTTCAAACATACAGGCTGACCTGATGCTTCCGAAGTAATTTGAAAAGCGAAATTCCCACTACCATAGAAGGTATTTGTCTTAGTACAATCACCAAATTCACTCAAATTTCCAGTATTTGTATTTTTTTTAAATGGGTCTATGATGGATACTTTTACCTTTATACCCAATTCAGGTATTACATAAGTATTTGTAGTATCATCTTCAGCCCAAACTGCTTTAATGCCAGTAAGTGCTCCTTCCCATGTAAATTTGTAGTTTTGGGCACATATAAATAATGATTGTAAGCAGAACAAAAATGTTCCTATATAAATTTTCAACATAACAAACGGGTTTAATATATTAAATAAATAGCTAATATCATGCCAAAGGGCTCCTTAAGTGAATGAAATTATCATCTTAATATTTTTACTTTAATTTTGTATAGTGCGACTGAAAAATGGAGTAAAATATTTTACTTGATGAAGAGGAAACTTCAAGAAACAGCTCTAAGAATACCAAAAAATGTTGGTTCAAGACTTCGGATTGAATCTCCACTTATAAACAATTGAGAGATTTTAAACACTCATCATTTGGCTCCAAGTGCTAAACCTGATAAGGAGATTCATTTTTATAAAATCGTCTTGACCAGCTATATTCACTATCTGCTGAGAGACATAGTTAGCAGTTCCAAAACACTTCGGCTACGCTCAGTACAGCGAGCTTTGGCTACCCTCAGTGCAATGCATTATTGAATAATGTATTTTACTCAGTTCTAGTCAAAGACGAGACCATTCAGTCATCTTGTCTATAAATAAATTTCCTCACTTTCGTTTAAACATAAAAATTTAAACATACTCCATGAAAATAATACATATTTAAGGAAAGAGTAAGGATAGACTAAGATAAGAGTAAAAACCTCTGCCAGGAAAAAATTCTAAAAAGAAAAGCGTAGTTTTGTACCCGGAGCCGGAATCGAACCGGCACGACCGTAATGGTCACAGGATTTTAAGTCCTGCGTGTCTACCAGTTCCACCACCCGGGCATAGACATTGTAAAAATCTGGAGCGGAAGACGGGACTCGAACCCGCGACCCCGACCTTGGCAAGGTCGTGCTCTACCAACTGAGCTACTTCCGCATATGTGCTTCAGATATGAACTTTTTCAAAAGCGTCGCAAAGATAAGCACTCCCCTATCAATTATACAAGTTTTCAAGGGCTAAAATTTATATTTTTTTTTCTATTCTTAAAATTGGCCTCCCAAAATTTTTAACAGAGTGCCACTTTCTACGATGGAATTCAACTCCATACCATTAAGTATAGCTAATTCATTGTGCTTTGCCGAAGGCATATTGTATTCACTCAATACCTGCTGCAAAGATGCGTTTCTTTTTGACTCCACAATTTTGATCAAGGTGGGTTGTTTATTGATTTTTGCCTGATCCGTCAATGGTTTAAAGCTTTTCATAGTGGATTGAAACTGATTAAAATAGTTGTTAAAATCAGCTGTGGTACTTAAGCCATGAAACTTATAAATAAGATTGTTGTATAAAATCAGATATGTCAATACTTTGAGTGGTTGCCCTTGTTGTTGCTGACCTTGTTGCTGTGGTGGCACTACATCAGACAGCAAAGCTATAGCGGAAAGTCCGTTGAC
Proteins encoded in this region:
- a CDS encoding phosphatidylserine decarboxylase family protein, which codes for MTIHKEGYPTLFFSFVLLAILCSACYYFFPKMFTLIFIISAIFYGFLISFFRKPDRSVLNPDNTALLSPCDGKVVVIEKVFEPEILNRECTQVSIFMSPLNVHINWFPSYAEVTHSIYHPGKYLAAWNPKASTENERTTVCYSIKGKSVLLRQVAGALARRIVCYAKVNKTYQQGEELGFIKFGSRVDLYLPSDTKLLVNIGDKVSGNVTKIATLV
- a CDS encoding CPBP family intramembrane metalloprotease — encoded protein: MAQGFLYLISWYYNIELKTSENIFDFLSNDAYSGKIKVYIALNHILSFLIFPYVFLLIFYKKNVLRYLSLKIFNLWFIPWFILLLFSLYPLMGYIAMWMNKIDWPPFISGLDSMALESLTELLKMDNFSDLLINIALIGIIPGITEEFLFRGIIQKELKNVVNNYHIPVWLTAIVFGVMHFQISGLFPKIIIGAVLGYAYHYSGSLLLPMLIHIFNNSFATVVYYFNPMSTIENGTYQEEVSFLPVFLFTIMALIIFNYIHKQSKNPQHANE
- a CDS encoding T9SS type A sorting domain-containing protein gives rise to the protein MLKIYIGTFLFCLQSLFICAQNYKFTWEGALTGIKAVWAEDDTTNTYVIPELGIKVKVSIIDPFKKNTNTGNLSEFGDCTKTNTFYGSGNFAFQITSEASGQPVCLKFEFDKAIYLRDFKIYDIDMKQNISYLPSSFQDSVMLVAKRNGVDIPLRIDHMSESHIYTIYGQAVKADFIAGVNNDLDYNDLKGAISVSSADPLTEFTIYFSNGYEDDGISNSQALKIPGFDFEVFQSPLPVKISDLNIEKGTNESYWLAWTANSEINNDIYTISTSSDGINFTKFGVLKSLNLSNHRYSYDLGQILNQHLYVKLEQTDFDGTTQVLGIVDVKSRSSEKLATLKSTVVTNHLYINVSDAVEDFVRWEIYDMQGRSITVGSFTSGDKDINTQTLNSGSYILKVSTPYASESFKFMKY
- a CDS encoding phosphatidate cytidylyltransferase, which produces MQMNKNQVLRQRTITAIFFAVGVVLLLFSGKTGAIAFGCFIAGFSCYEYIRMVFHKNKKKLVSSILLVAITIILLSNYPPESITYKIICFISMLCFIAGIIHLFRPFVQHKLYYWLISIIYFGVPLGLFVSYVYHTEHYYPAFWMAIIIFIWIADSGAYLIGSRMGKRLLFEKISPKKTWEGFLGAGVVSLLAAWVFSAYFKHWHEATSTGNLLFWIIIAATAWFIGTLGDLVESSIKRTFNVKDSGKLLPGHGGVFDRFDSFIYILPFILTLTIFFKF